Below is a window of Candidatus Lokiarchaeota archaeon DNA.
CAGCGATTTCGTCGAGATCAAGTCTCTGATTCAAGATTACTGATGCAACAACGTTCTCGATTTTCGTGGTTGGCTCTGGTTTTGGCTTATCTTCTGCCATTATGGTCATCCTCCGCCTTTATATATGGAATGCGACTGGTCCGGTCATATATAAATCCCTTTTTAAATGCCACGAAAGGAAGCGTTTAGTTTTCTCAAGAAATACTACTTACGAGTCGTTTCCTTATACATGCGTGCTTCGAGGTCGATTTGTGCCCGCATTCTTCTTCAAATAGGTATGAACCACATTCCACACTCTTTTAGTGACATCTTGGACAGGCGGCGTTGCATCGATTATTTGAGCATTGCTCAGATTCTTTTCTATCCATCTGAAAATCTTTCTGACTTCGGTGAGATATTCCGGATCTTCGAAGTAGTTCGGCTTTCCGTTTTCTCTGTCGTTTATTCTGCTCAAGCCTATTTCAGGAGCAACATCGAGAATTAGTATAAGATCTGGACGTGGTGCAAAATCATTTAATTTCATAATTTCCTCTGGGTCGATTCCTAGTGCACCTTGATATGCTACATTTGAAAGATAGTATCGGTCCAAGATGACCACTTTACCATCAGAAAGAGCGGGTTTGATGTATTTCTCAACATCGATTTTTCTATCTTCAATGAAGTAATTCAGTTCTTCTCTAGGGTCTACAGAACGACCGTGTATGGCCAGATTCCTGATTTTTTTCCCCCACTTGCTGTTTGTTGGCTCATGCAATCTGACGGGGTCATAGCCTTCTTCTTCAAGCCGATCTTCCAGCTTCTTTGCTTGAGTAGTTTTCCCTGTTCCGTCAATCCCTTCTATAACAAAAAGGAAACCGGTGCTATGGTCTTCTCTCCCATCATGATTACTCATTCAACAATCCTCTTCGGCCAGGTTACCTGAATTTCATATTAAGCGTTTGGTGGCACTGATGCAGCTTTGTTCTCATTTCTCTTCGGTTTCTATATTCGGGCACGAGCCTTCAACTATCCGAAACTTAATAGAGCGTCTTCTAACCGGATTTCTTGAGACTGTTAGAAGCAACTGTCTAAGGACCACTACCGCTGGTGGCGTTGCTCAGTGGACACTGGGAAACCCTTTTATGGTGTATAAGGTTTCGACGCCGCCAAGCGATTCAGTAGTCTATTTCATCATCTAGCTCAGAGAGTGACACCTGAATGATTTCAAGAAGAAGAACCATCGCATTTGTTCTGGCGTTTCTAGTATTCGTGAACCTAGTAGGCACCGCTTCATTAGTCGAGCAGGGCGGAGTTGAAGTAACAACTTCACCGTCATCGGGTTTTGAAGTTTCAGCAACCGATTTGCTTGTTCTCAATGAGACTTGGACCGATTTGGATTTCGATGATGATGATTTGGTGTTCCACGTTTACAACCACTCAACTGCATATCCGATTGCGGATGCAAATGTATCCCTTTACAACACGACTGATATGACGCTATACCAGTCAAAAGCGACAGGTGGCCTCGGTGAAGCTCGTTTTGAAGATATTCCAGTTGGAAACTATACCTGGAATGTAACTCTTGAAAATGCTCAAGGTGATTATGATCCGACTGCCTACCAGACGGGTGTATTCCACTCCGACGGGCCCGAAGCGATTACGAATGTAGAAATCGGGAACCTTGACTGGGATAACGATGATGATGATCTTAATGCGACCATTCTTGCTAAGAATGGAGATCCTGCTGAA
It encodes the following:
- a CDS encoding dTMP kinase encodes the protein MSNHDGREDHSTGFLFVIEGIDGTGKTTQAKKLEDRLEEEGYDPVRLHEPTNSKWGKKIRNLAIHGRSVDPREELNYFIEDRKIDVEKYIKPALSDGKVVILDRYYLSNVAYQGALGIDPEEIMKLNDFAPRPDLILILDVAPEIGLSRINDRENGKPNYFEDPEYLTEVRKIFRWIEKNLSNAQIIDATPPVQDVTKRVWNVVHTYLKKNAGTNRPRSTHV